From Thermoflavifilum aggregans, a single genomic window includes:
- a CDS encoding HEAT repeat domain-containing protein: MRNLFDVLEHIIPYPFWARYIAPYQSWFEAQPPFIRFALIVIVIATVAILCMYALLIITRLRYQWKQHRENKFRQKAEALIIEHVMLHPDIEILPPEQITLPDAVFRDELGMRRRWQKQVLIDVMMYYHKNFAGKTAQVIRRLYIQLRLDKLSYRKLRSWRWNRKIEGLHELAEMQLQVPEVTMLELTTSRNRVLRMEAQAAYIRLSKNEPFKFFDHLTGRLLPWEQLFLFEVITHTQGINIPSFSRWLHYSENTDLKLFCLKLIVHFNQFNAIPAVMKLLEHRNAQVRAAAIDALGQLEAVDAEDQLVQLYVDQPVECQVAILRALGHIRSGRYLHFLKEEFLRSQDYAVRKEAARALIAHGDESLIESLLQHAPEERRRTLEHCLDPLIKS, translated from the coding sequence ATGAGAAACTTGTTTGATGTGCTGGAACATATCATCCCCTACCCTTTCTGGGCGCGGTATATAGCACCTTATCAAAGCTGGTTTGAAGCTCAGCCTCCCTTTATCCGTTTTGCGCTGATTGTGATTGTTATAGCCACTGTGGCTATTCTGTGCATGTATGCCCTGCTGATCATCACACGCCTGCGTTATCAATGGAAGCAACATCGGGAAAATAAATTTCGCCAAAAAGCCGAAGCATTAATCATTGAACACGTGATGCTTCATCCGGATATTGAAATCTTGCCACCCGAGCAAATTACTTTACCGGATGCGGTTTTCAGGGACGAGCTGGGAATGAGGCGGCGATGGCAAAAGCAGGTGTTGATAGATGTGATGATGTATTATCACAAAAACTTTGCGGGCAAAACAGCACAGGTCATCCGCCGGTTGTATATTCAGCTGAGGTTGGATAAACTTTCCTATCGCAAGCTGCGTTCCTGGCGCTGGAACCGAAAGATTGAGGGACTGCATGAACTGGCTGAGATGCAATTGCAGGTACCAGAAGTGACCATGCTGGAACTGACCACCAGCCGCAACCGGGTGCTGCGCATGGAAGCACAGGCAGCCTATATCCGCCTGAGTAAAAACGAACCTTTTAAATTCTTCGATCATCTTACCGGGCGGCTCTTGCCCTGGGAGCAATTGTTTTTGTTTGAAGTAATTACCCACACACAAGGAATCAACATCCCCAGTTTTTCCCGATGGTTACATTATTCTGAGAATACTGATCTGAAATTATTTTGCCTAAAGCTGATTGTGCACTTCAACCAGTTCAATGCCATTCCGGCCGTGATGAAATTGCTGGAACACCGCAACGCTCAGGTCAGAGCCGCAGCCATAGACGCTCTCGGACAACTCGAGGCCGTGGATGCCGAAGATCAGCTCGTGCAGCTGTATGTGGATCAACCGGTAGAATGCCAGGTGGCCATTCTCCGTGCACTTGGACATATCCGCAGCGGGCGGTATCTGCATTTTCTGAAAGAAGAGTTTCTGCGTTCACAGGATTATGCCGTGCGGAAAGAGGCCGCCCGTGCCCTTATCGCACATGGCGATGAAAGTCTGATCGAGAGTTTGTTGCAACATGCACCGGAAGAACGCCGGCGCACCTTGGAACATTGCCTGGACCCACTAATCAAATCCTGA
- a CDS encoding glycosyltransferase family 2 protein — translation MLLNFTISHLWHLLQSLYEGFIFYYAAAIMSLYVILAIFSALAIRQFKRRNSFVDYKSILNSPHAPGISVIAPAYNEGATIIDNVHSLLTLNYAKFEVIIVNDGSTDDTLEKLIREFELVPVKFDYQERIVTRPVKRVFRSTNPAFSKLIVVDKENGKSKADASNAGINVASYPLFLCTDVDCIIEKNTLLHMVKPFLEEEIRVIAVGATIRIANSCEVDQGVLLRVIPPKKLLPRFQELEYIRSFLLGRMAWSQMNGLIIVSGGLGLFDKEIVIKAGGYDHTSFAEDMEMITRMRRYMEENKLPYRVRYIPNSQCWTEGPSTLKVFSKQRTRWARGLIQCLTVHRRVIGNPKYGIMGLLTYPYMVLFEWLAPFLEITGLIFYLVSGLSGTINWTHALTLLLYVYSFSVAITTIAVLWDQLTFKYYDSVWQVIGLCAMAIVEPILYHPLNVFFSIRGNYFYFTGKKLAWGNMSRQGFARRQMAQPQPSEASS, via the coding sequence ATGCTCTTGAATTTTACCATATCCCATCTCTGGCATCTATTGCAAAGCCTGTACGAAGGTTTTATTTTTTATTACGCAGCGGCAATTATGTCGCTCTACGTCATCCTAGCTATTTTTTCAGCCCTTGCCATCCGTCAGTTTAAGCGCCGCAACAGTTTTGTTGACTATAAATCCATCCTCAATTCCCCGCATGCTCCCGGCATTTCCGTGATTGCACCGGCCTACAACGAAGGAGCTACCATCATAGATAATGTGCACTCCCTGCTTACACTGAACTATGCAAAATTTGAAGTGATTATCGTGAACGATGGCAGTACCGACGATACGCTCGAAAAATTAATCCGGGAATTTGAACTGGTGCCGGTAAAATTCGATTATCAGGAACGCATCGTAACCCGACCGGTAAAAAGGGTTTTTCGCTCCACGAACCCGGCTTTTTCCAAGCTTATTGTGGTGGACAAGGAAAATGGTAAAAGTAAAGCCGATGCATCCAATGCCGGCATCAACGTAGCATCCTACCCGCTATTCCTCTGCACGGATGTGGATTGTATCATTGAAAAAAATACCCTGCTCCACATGGTAAAGCCCTTCCTGGAAGAAGAAATCCGGGTGATTGCCGTGGGAGCTACCATCCGCATTGCCAACTCCTGCGAGGTTGATCAGGGCGTATTGCTCCGCGTCATCCCTCCGAAAAAACTGTTGCCCCGCTTTCAGGAACTGGAATATATCCGCTCGTTTCTGCTGGGACGCATGGCCTGGAGCCAGATGAACGGATTGATTATTGTGAGTGGCGGATTGGGATTGTTTGACAAGGAAATCGTGATCAAAGCCGGTGGCTATGACCACACCTCATTTGCCGAAGATATGGAAATGATTACCCGCATGCGCAGGTATATGGAAGAAAACAAACTACCCTACCGCGTGCGGTATATTCCTAATTCCCAGTGCTGGACCGAGGGACCTTCCACCCTGAAAGTATTCAGCAAGCAAAGAACCCGCTGGGCACGAGGATTGATTCAATGCCTTACCGTACATCGCCGCGTGATTGGTAATCCCAAATACGGCATCATGGGATTGCTCACCTATCCTTACATGGTGCTGTTCGAATGGCTGGCACCCTTTCTGGAGATCACCGGGCTTATCTTTTATCTCGTATCCGGTTTAAGCGGAACGATTAACTGGACGCATGCCCTTACCCTGCTGCTTTATGTGTATAGCTTTTCCGTAGCTATTACCACGATAGCCGTCTTGTGGGATCAACTTACCTTCAAATATTATGACAGCGTGTGGCAGGTGATTGGTTTGTGCGCCATGGCTATTGTTGAGCCTATTCTCTATCATCCGTTGAATGTATTTTTTTCTATCCGCGGAAATTATTTTTATTTCACTGGGAAAAAACTGGCCTGGGGTAATATGTCGCGGCAAGGCTTTGCCCGCCGGCAAATGGCCCAGCCACAACCATCGGAAGCTTCATCCTGA
- a CDS encoding tetratricopeptide repeat protein, protein MSHFVYPAHLFRLSGICVSLLILFSMQQAHAQKISSDDLLKQALYETNVQHQYDKAIALCKQGLALSPDYLDIRLLLGRLYMLTHQYDLARIELSRVLAKQPNNADALTYLINLEMQDKRYDEALCYANTALYYYPDSVFFILKKTAALSAGHQFDEAMQVLQQSMKKLPSQAQLRTAYLDQLITAARSYQDQHNYIRAHAYLQQALQMDAGNRLVLTYLINLEAAYEHYDEALIYANQALQHYPDDPEFIKRKIGILISAKRYLEAEDLLQQLTRKDPRNPEWTKLATYVHLQAARDYVHLMPQYQYAAVLANDPANQEALQALINLYSAQNAYPEALIYANQALQHYPDDTLFLLKKIALLDAMGKYAEAYPLTARLAARYPQHRELKAHLLDELMMVGREFERDQQWDSAASYYQQMLEVDSSYLPAYDRLIALSLEQKQYNLALAFVRRALRLTANPEPYQFREAGILEAAGQYEEAAELTRRLMEAHPQNLRYRQTYLDQLLEAARSRMQQQQPDQAMEDLKPLLALEPGHPEALDLMVNALYQMQQYAAGIAWCDTALQYYPQDKNFLVKKAGLLEASGQYTEAARLLADLLMRYPYDTKLQNSLGENLFLAGKQFAANNQTDSASSYFWTAIRQQPRDTLAWISLINLKASLQQTDSALRIADSALYYIPHSPELLMKKASFLLAAGKSKEALQTLDRLMEIDPHNAAAKALHEQIRIASYHQAIGIDYNFTSFGDRTTTPWNLASLYYQRLPHWGSYDLRINFANRNNRNGHQGEAEVYWNHDSSNISYVDLAFAHDSIFPRLRAAYTFTHYFRKGWQADVGGRYLNFDSSALGSAYLGLGKYFSDYWLYAQAYLTPQNKQLFGAYRATLRYYYSEQRDDYLNLIVGTGISPDDRSRYFGLNHWLSLSATNVALGYQHIFRGQTIVGLTLSWTNQEIQKGIRQNEYDMYVHLVQKF, encoded by the coding sequence ATGTCGCACTTTGTATACCCTGCTCATCTTTTTCGTCTCTCTGGCATATGTGTGAGCCTTCTGATCTTGTTCAGCATGCAGCAGGCGCATGCACAAAAAATTTCTTCCGACGATCTGTTGAAACAGGCCCTGTATGAAACCAATGTGCAACATCAGTACGACAAAGCTATTGCCTTGTGCAAACAGGGATTGGCTTTAAGTCCGGATTACCTGGATATCCGCCTGTTGCTAGGGCGCCTGTATATGCTTACCCATCAATACGATCTGGCGCGCATCGAGCTTTCCCGTGTGCTGGCCAAACAGCCCAACAACGCGGATGCGCTGACTTATCTTATCAACCTCGAAATGCAGGATAAGCGGTATGATGAAGCATTATGCTACGCCAACACGGCGTTGTATTATTACCCCGATAGTGTGTTTTTTATTCTAAAAAAAACGGCTGCCCTAAGCGCGGGGCATCAGTTTGATGAGGCCATGCAGGTACTGCAGCAAAGCATGAAAAAACTACCCAGCCAAGCCCAGCTGCGCACAGCCTATCTGGATCAACTGATAACAGCTGCCCGTTCCTATCAGGATCAGCATAACTATATCCGGGCACATGCATATCTGCAACAAGCCTTGCAAATGGATGCCGGCAACAGGCTGGTACTGACTTATCTCATCAACCTCGAAGCGGCCTATGAGCATTACGACGAAGCCCTGATTTATGCCAATCAGGCTTTGCAACACTATCCGGATGATCCGGAATTCATCAAACGCAAAATCGGCATCCTGATCTCTGCCAAACGTTATCTGGAAGCTGAAGACCTTTTGCAGCAGCTGACGCGGAAAGATCCACGCAATCCCGAATGGACAAAACTTGCTACCTATGTGCATTTACAAGCAGCTAGGGATTATGTGCATCTGATGCCGCAATATCAATATGCTGCCGTGCTGGCCAACGACCCAGCTAACCAGGAAGCTCTTCAGGCCCTAATCAACCTGTACAGCGCACAAAATGCCTATCCAGAAGCATTGATCTATGCCAATCAGGCCCTGCAACATTATCCGGACGACACGTTGTTTTTGCTGAAAAAAATTGCCCTGCTCGATGCGATGGGAAAGTATGCCGAAGCCTATCCTCTCACGGCCCGGCTGGCTGCCCGTTACCCTCAACATCGGGAATTGAAAGCCCATCTGCTGGATGAATTGATGATGGTCGGACGGGAATTTGAGCGGGACCAGCAGTGGGATAGTGCTGCCAGCTATTATCAGCAGATGCTGGAAGTAGATTCATCCTACCTGCCTGCCTACGACAGGCTAATTGCACTGAGCCTGGAGCAAAAACAATACAACCTGGCGCTTGCTTTTGTACGGCGTGCCTTGCGGCTCACAGCAAATCCCGAACCCTATCAATTCCGAGAAGCTGGCATCCTGGAGGCTGCTGGCCAATATGAAGAAGCTGCTGAGCTCACACGCCGACTCATGGAAGCTCATCCGCAAAACTTGCGCTACCGGCAAACCTATCTGGATCAGCTGCTCGAAGCCGCCCGCTCCCGCATGCAGCAACAACAACCCGACCAGGCCATGGAAGACCTGAAGCCCCTGCTTGCCCTGGAACCGGGTCATCCGGAAGCCCTAGATCTGATGGTCAATGCACTGTATCAGATGCAACAATACGCCGCCGGAATAGCCTGGTGCGATACGGCTCTTCAATATTACCCGCAGGACAAAAATTTTCTGGTAAAAAAAGCAGGCCTGCTGGAAGCCTCAGGCCAATACACTGAAGCCGCCCGGTTGCTGGCCGACCTGCTCATGCGTTATCCGTATGATACAAAATTGCAAAACAGCCTTGGCGAAAATCTGTTTCTGGCAGGAAAACAATTTGCTGCAAATAACCAGACCGATAGCGCCAGCAGCTATTTCTGGACGGCCATCCGCCAGCAGCCGCGTGATACATTGGCCTGGATCAGCCTAATCAACCTCAAAGCTAGCCTGCAACAAACCGATTCTGCCCTACGGATTGCCGACAGCGCCTTGTATTACATTCCCCATTCCCCTGAACTATTGATGAAAAAAGCAAGTTTTCTGCTGGCCGCAGGTAAATCCAAAGAGGCGCTGCAAACCCTTGACAGGCTGATGGAAATCGATCCGCACAATGCGGCAGCCAAAGCCCTGCACGAGCAGATCCGCATTGCCTCCTACCACCAGGCCATCGGCATAGATTATAATTTCACTTCTTTTGGCGACCGTACCACCACGCCCTGGAACCTGGCCAGCCTGTATTACCAGCGCCTGCCTCATTGGGGCAGCTATGATCTGCGCATCAACTTCGCCAACCGCAATAACCGCAACGGCCACCAAGGCGAAGCTGAGGTGTACTGGAATCATGATTCATCCAATATTTCCTACGTTGATTTGGCTTTCGCCCATGATTCCATCTTCCCCAGGCTTCGGGCAGCCTATACTTTCACTCATTATTTCCGCAAAGGCTGGCAGGCCGACGTCGGGGGGCGTTATCTTAACTTCGACAGCTCAGCTTTGGGCTCAGCTTATCTGGGACTGGGAAAATACTTCAGTGACTACTGGCTTTATGCCCAGGCTTACCTTACACCCCAGAACAAACAACTGTTTGGTGCCTACCGGGCTACCCTGCGCTATTATTACAGCGAACAGCGGGACGATTACCTGAATCTGATTGTGGGAACCGGCATTTCACCCGACGATCGCAGCCGTTATTTTGGGCTGAATCATTGGCTAAGCCTGTCTGCTACAAATGTGGCCCTGGGCTACCAGCATATTTTCCGCGGACAAACCATTGTGGGGCTTACCCTGAGCTGGACAAACCAGGAAATCCAAAAAGGCATCCGGCAAAATGAATACGATATGTATGTGCATCTGGTGCAAAAATTTTAA
- a CDS encoding DUF4838 domain-containing protein — protein sequence MSLALGISSCAQPQSRLRLIQQGQSAYAIAITSHASRYEKQAAELIQQYTRQVTGVTLPVLTADDTTQIHQPVIAIGHTAWIPKPWQKDIEQLPEGSVFIRVQAPHIILTGGGKRGVLNAAYSWIEQVLQCRLYADSVLRIPEQHTVTVSSSLQIIEKPAFSFRQVYDPQAMNARYMDWHRLNDFADFWGLWGHSFFKLIPPEKYFHHHPEYFAQVNGRRQPTQLCLSNPQVQQLVISALQERIRQNPDVLYWSVAPEDNDAFCTCDSCEKLYTAYGGISGALLHFVNAIASHFPDHIITTLAYGATLTPPQHIQAADNVGVMVSTITCNRSAPIATDPRNAKFRQAFETWAHLTNHLMIWDYTIQYTHYLAPFPDFFSFQPNLRYFAQYHAEAIFEQGSGEDPSVFDEWRCYLLAKLLWNPDADVKAIQQDFLQGYYGAAAPYIGQYIQSLEQGLQQSRQRLDIYGNPLDADKSWLSPDSVEAYQHILHQAMQAVQDDPQLSERVSKLYLSVLYTQLLQARFYGTDAHGAFISTPEGQWIPDPRIRQDLQQFQQIAARLGIRYLNEDHQSLEAFVQDYQHMLQQGVRTSLSFHKPVRLLTAPISDYPARGPQTMTDGMLGTTDYAWNWLGWYGQNMEVEIDLQQNQTIHQVNTGFLDDPRHQIFLPTRMEVLVSADGKDFHQVAAQDMADRQFPNQAERKEIAITFAPVQARYVRIVAICRQHIPDAYARPGKLPAVFADEIEVR from the coding sequence ATGAGCCTTGCTCTGGGAATCAGCTCCTGTGCTCAACCTCAATCCCGACTCAGATTGATACAACAGGGCCAGTCAGCTTATGCCATTGCAATTACTTCCCATGCAAGCCGATATGAAAAACAGGCTGCCGAACTGATCCAGCAATATACCCGGCAGGTAACCGGTGTTACCCTGCCCGTTCTCACAGCCGATGACACTACACAAATCCATCAGCCCGTCATAGCCATTGGCCATACAGCCTGGATACCGAAACCTTGGCAAAAAGATATTGAGCAACTCCCAGAAGGAAGTGTGTTCATCCGGGTACAGGCACCTCACATAATCCTGACCGGCGGCGGAAAACGCGGTGTGCTGAATGCGGCCTACAGCTGGATCGAACAGGTCCTGCAATGCCGGCTTTATGCCGATAGTGTGCTTCGCATACCAGAACAACACACTGTAACTGTTTCATCATCTCTGCAAATCATTGAAAAACCCGCCTTCTCTTTCCGGCAGGTATATGATCCGCAGGCTATGAATGCCCGTTATATGGACTGGCACCGGCTGAATGATTTTGCTGATTTCTGGGGACTGTGGGGACACAGCTTTTTCAAGCTTATTCCACCGGAAAAATATTTTCATCATCATCCGGAATATTTTGCACAGGTGAATGGCCGCCGGCAGCCCACCCAGCTATGCCTCAGCAATCCGCAGGTACAGCAGCTGGTTATCAGCGCCCTGCAGGAGCGGATCCGACAAAATCCGGACGTCCTCTACTGGTCGGTAGCCCCGGAAGACAACGATGCATTCTGCACCTGTGATTCCTGTGAAAAACTTTATACTGCGTATGGTGGCATATCAGGTGCTCTTCTTCATTTTGTCAATGCCATTGCCAGCCATTTTCCCGACCATATCATCACCACCCTGGCTTATGGTGCAACCCTGACGCCTCCGCAACATATCCAGGCTGCAGATAATGTAGGAGTGATGGTCAGTACGATAACCTGCAACCGGAGTGCTCCTATCGCCACTGATCCACGCAATGCCAAATTCCGGCAAGCCTTTGAAACCTGGGCCCATCTTACCAATCACCTTATGATCTGGGATTATACCATTCAATACACCCATTACTTAGCGCCCTTTCCAGATTTTTTCAGCTTCCAGCCTAACCTTCGCTATTTTGCTCAATATCACGCAGAGGCCATCTTTGAACAAGGCAGCGGGGAAGACCCCAGTGTGTTCGATGAATGGCGCTGCTACCTGCTGGCCAAGCTGCTCTGGAATCCCGATGCCGATGTAAAAGCTATTCAACAGGATTTTCTGCAAGGTTATTATGGTGCTGCCGCTCCTTACATAGGTCAATATATCCAAAGCCTGGAACAAGGCCTCCAGCAAAGCCGGCAAAGGCTCGACATTTACGGCAACCCCCTCGATGCCGACAAAAGCTGGCTGAGTCCGGACTCCGTAGAGGCTTATCAGCACATCCTGCATCAGGCCATGCAGGCGGTACAAGATGATCCCCAACTGAGTGAACGTGTAAGCAAGTTGTATCTGTCTGTGCTATATACCCAACTCCTGCAGGCAAGGTTTTATGGTACAGATGCCCATGGAGCTTTTATTTCCACTCCCGAAGGCCAATGGATACCTGACCCCCGCATCAGGCAGGATCTGCAACAGTTTCAGCAAATAGCCGCCCGGCTGGGTATCCGCTATCTCAATGAAGATCATCAGTCCCTGGAAGCATTCGTTCAAGATTATCAGCACATGCTGCAACAGGGTGTGAGAACAAGTCTGTCGTTTCACAAACCCGTCCGGCTGCTTACTGCACCTATATCCGATTATCCCGCCCGGGGACCGCAAACCATGACAGATGGCATGCTGGGAACGACTGATTATGCATGGAACTGGCTGGGATGGTATGGGCAAAATATGGAAGTAGAAATTGACCTGCAACAAAATCAAACCATCCATCAGGTAAATACAGGCTTTTTGGACGATCCCCGGCATCAGATTTTTCTGCCTACCCGTATGGAGGTACTGGTATCGGCTGACGGAAAAGATTTTCACCAGGTTGCCGCTCAGGATATGGCCGACAGGCAGTTCCCCAATCAGGCAGAAAGAAAGGAAATTGCTATCACGTTTGCTCCTGTTCAGGCACGCTATGTCCGCATCGTAGCTATCTGCCGTCAACACATACCTGATGCCTATGCCCGCCCCGGCAAATTGCCGGCTGTTTTTGCCGATGAAATCGAAGTCAGATAA
- a CDS encoding glycosyltransferase family 2 protein, with amino-acid sequence MIQIQEHVIRSAVATSARFSILIPTWNNLPYLQLCIAAIRRHSSFRHQIIVHINEGRDGSLEWVKQQKDIDYTYSPQNVGVCYALNAARRLVQTDYIVYLNDDMYVCPEWDAVLWQEIQQIGHPYFFLSATAIEPVASSPCAIEANFGSSPNDFQEETLLSTCHQFEKADWWGATWPPNIVHRDIWDLVGGYSIEFSPGMYSDPDFSMKLWQAGIRYFKGLSASRVYHFGSKSTGRIRKNKGYYTFIRKWGMTSSTFTRYYLRRGEPFKGVLQDPHIPAAIQWKNMWKKMLASWYKA; translated from the coding sequence ATGATTCAGATTCAGGAACATGTCATTCGGTCGGCCGTGGCTACATCAGCCCGTTTTTCCATTCTGATTCCTACCTGGAACAACCTTCCGTATCTGCAGCTATGCATTGCTGCCATCCGCCGTCACTCCAGCTTCCGCCATCAGATCATTGTGCACATCAACGAAGGAAGGGATGGTTCACTGGAATGGGTGAAACAACAAAAGGATATTGATTATACCTATTCACCTCAAAACGTAGGTGTATGTTATGCTTTGAATGCGGCACGCCGGCTGGTACAGACCGATTACATCGTTTATCTCAATGATGATATGTACGTATGTCCGGAATGGGATGCCGTGTTGTGGCAGGAAATACAGCAGATAGGTCATCCTTATTTTTTCCTTTCGGCTACAGCCATTGAACCTGTGGCTTCCAGTCCCTGTGCCATAGAAGCCAATTTCGGGAGCAGCCCGAACGATTTTCAGGAAGAAACTTTACTTAGCACCTGTCATCAATTTGAAAAAGCTGACTGGTGGGGAGCCACCTGGCCTCCCAATATTGTGCACCGCGATATCTGGGATCTGGTGGGTGGTTACAGCATTGAGTTTTCACCGGGTATGTATTCCGATCCGGATTTTTCCATGAAGCTCTGGCAGGCCGGAATACGGTATTTCAAGGGATTATCCGCCAGTCGGGTGTATCATTTCGGATCCAAAAGCACTGGCCGGATCCGTAAAAACAAAGGATATTACACCTTTATCCGGAAATGGGGCATGACCTCCAGCACTTTCACCCGCTATTACCTGCGCAGGGGCGAACCTTTTAAAGGAGTCTTGCAGGATCCGCATATCCCGGCAGCCATCCAATGGAAAAATATGTGGAAAAAAATGCTGGCTTCCTGGTACAAAGCCTGA
- the thiL gene encoding thiamine-phosphate kinase: MAEEPQRTEISTLGEFGLIEYLTKNIEIQNASTLVGVGDDAAVIDHFGRQTVISTDLLIEGIHFDLLYTPLKHLGYKAVVVNISDIYAMMAAPTQLTMSIAVSNRFSVEALTEFYEGVYLACERYGVDLVGGDTSSSQKGFIISVTAIGEVAPDQFVCRNTARKGDLICVSGDLGAAYLGLQILEREKRLYLDDPNIQPELEPYTYVIGRQLKPEARRDIVEWLQEQGIRPTAMMDVSDGLSSDILHICKQSNLGCVIYEDKIPIAEETRLAAYPFQLDPTACALSGGEDYELLFTIRQEDYDKITTSEQISVIGYMTEITDGAHIITKGGNKYKLVAQGWNAFRQQ; the protein is encoded by the coding sequence ATGGCTGAAGAACCTCAACGCACAGAAATTTCCACCTTAGGTGAATTCGGATTGATCGAGTATTTGACCAAAAACATCGAAATCCAGAATGCCAGCACACTGGTGGGGGTAGGCGATGATGCTGCCGTTATCGATCATTTCGGCAGGCAAACCGTGATCAGTACCGATCTGCTCATCGAGGGCATTCACTTCGATTTATTGTATACACCTCTTAAGCATCTGGGCTACAAGGCCGTAGTGGTGAACATTTCCGATATCTATGCCATGATGGCCGCGCCCACCCAGCTAACCATGAGTATAGCTGTGAGCAACCGGTTCAGTGTGGAAGCCTTGACCGAATTCTACGAAGGTGTGTACCTGGCCTGTGAACGGTATGGCGTGGATCTGGTAGGAGGTGATACTTCATCATCCCAGAAGGGTTTTATCATCTCAGTGACAGCCATCGGAGAAGTTGCACCCGACCAGTTTGTGTGCCGGAATACAGCCCGCAAGGGCGATCTCATTTGTGTGAGCGGGGATCTGGGCGCAGCTTATCTGGGGTTGCAGATCCTGGAAAGGGAAAAACGCCTGTATCTGGATGATCCGAACATACAGCCCGAACTCGAGCCTTATACCTATGTCATTGGCCGCCAGCTGAAGCCCGAAGCCCGCAGGGATATTGTGGAATGGCTGCAGGAACAGGGCATTCGCCCCACCGCCATGATGGATGTAAGTGATGGATTAAGCTCGGATATCCTTCATATCTGCAAACAAAGCAACCTGGGATGTGTGATTTATGAAGATAAAATTCCGATTGCCGAAGAAACCCGCTTGGCAGCCTATCCTTTTCAGCTTGATCCCACGGCCTGCGCATTAAGTGGCGGGGAAGACTACGAACTGCTGTTCACCATTCGCCAGGAAGATTACGACAAAATCACCACCAGTGAGCAGATCAGCGTCATAGGTTATATGACGGAAATTACCGATGGAGCCCATATCATCACCAAAGGAGGTAATAAATACAAACTGGTTGCCCAGGGCTGGAATGCTTTCAGGCAGCAATAA
- a CDS encoding inositol monophosphatase family protein, protein MYKAVLLDTIRAAGQVLLEGIGENFQISHKSSLNDLVTEVDKRSEAVILDKIRNQFPDHAILSEEAGASEHSGTFRWIIDPLDGTVNFAHRLPICSVSIALEKEGEVLMGAVYNPFLNELFFAEKGHGAYLNDKPIRVSAQDQIRQAFLVTGFPYQWRDMPHDPVQVFGYFIKQGVPVRRLGSAAIDLCWVACGRFDGYWEHHIHAWDVAAGGLIVREAGGQVTDFEGQPYQLSSSKLIASNGRIHEGLLHAVQTA, encoded by the coding sequence ATGTACAAGGCAGTTTTGTTAGACACCATTCGGGCTGCAGGCCAGGTTTTGCTGGAAGGGATCGGAGAAAATTTTCAGATCAGCCATAAGAGTTCATTGAATGATCTGGTTACGGAGGTAGATAAAAGATCGGAGGCAGTGATTCTGGATAAGATCCGGAATCAGTTTCCTGATCATGCTATACTCAGTGAAGAAGCCGGCGCCAGCGAACATTCGGGTACTTTTCGCTGGATAATCGATCCACTTGATGGTACGGTTAATTTTGCGCATCGATTACCTATTTGTTCGGTATCCATTGCCCTGGAAAAAGAGGGTGAAGTGCTGATGGGTGCCGTGTATAATCCTTTTCTTAATGAATTGTTTTTTGCTGAAAAGGGGCATGGGGCTTATCTGAATGACAAGCCTATCCGGGTTTCCGCTCAGGATCAGATCCGGCAGGCTTTTCTGGTAACGGGATTTCCCTATCAGTGGCGTGATATGCCGCATGATCCGGTGCAGGTGTTTGGGTATTTTATCAAACAAGGTGTGCCGGTCAGGCGGCTGGGTTCGGCTGCGATTGATCTTTGCTGGGTAGCCTGTGGCCGGTTCGATGGGTATTGGGAACATCATATCCATGCCTGGGATGTGGCAGCAGGTGGGTTGATTGTGCGGGAAGCCGGCGGCCAGGTTACCGATTTTGAAGGGCAGCCCTACCAGCTGTCCTCATCCAAATTGATTGCTTCAAATGGCCGGATCCATGAAGGATTGCTTCATGCCGTACAGACGGCCTGA